In one window of Neisseria subflava DNA:
- a CDS encoding MetQ/NlpA family ABC transporter substrate-binding protein — translation MQINTFFKTLSAAALAIVLAACGGQKDSAPAASAASSADNGAEKKEIVFGTTVGDFGDMVKDQIQPALEKKGYKVKLIEFTDYVRPNLALAEGELDINIFQHKPYLDDFKKEHKLDIVEAFQVPTAPLGLYPGKLKSLDEVKDGASVSAPNDPSNFARALVMLNELGWIKLKADVDPLTASKNDIAENPKNIQIVELEAAQLPRSRADVDFAVVNGNYAMSSGMKLTEALFQEPSFAYVNWSAVRTADKDSQWLKDVTEAYNSDEFKAYSQKRFAGYKYPAAWGENAAAGAQAEAASTASATK, via the coding sequence ATGCAAATCAACACATTCTTCAAAACCCTTTCAGCCGCTGCGCTCGCCATCGTACTGGCTGCCTGCGGCGGTCAAAAAGACAGCGCGCCTGCTGCTTCTGCCGCTTCCTCTGCTGACAACGGCGCAGAGAAAAAAGAAATCGTCTTCGGTACAACCGTCGGCGACTTCGGCGATATGGTAAAAGACCAAATCCAACCGGCTTTGGAGAAAAAAGGCTATAAAGTCAAACTGATCGAGTTCACCGACTATGTCCGCCCCAACCTTGCTTTGGCTGAAGGCGAATTGGACATCAACATCTTCCAACACAAACCTTATCTGGATGACTTCAAGAAAGAACACAAACTGGACATCGTTGAAGCCTTCCAAGTACCGACCGCACCTTTGGGCCTATACCCTGGCAAACTGAAATCTTTGGATGAAGTGAAAGACGGTGCCAGCGTTTCTGCACCTAACGACCCATCTAACTTTGCCCGTGCATTGGTTATGTTGAACGAATTGGGCTGGATTAAACTGAAAGCCGACGTTGATCCGCTGACTGCTTCTAAAAACGATATTGCCGAAAATCCAAAAAACATCCAAATCGTAGAGCTTGAAGCCGCCCAACTGCCACGCAGCCGTGCCGACGTTGACTTTGCCGTCGTTAACGGCAACTACGCCATGAGCAGCGGCATGAAACTGACTGAAGCCCTGTTCCAAGAACCAAGCTTTGCCTACGTTAACTGGTCTGCCGTCCGCACTGCCGACAAAGATAGCCAATGGCTGAAAGATGTAACCGAAGCCTACAACTCTGACGAGTTCAAAGCCTACTCACAAAAACGCTTTGCCGGTTATAAATATCCTGCTGCATGGGGTGAAAACGCAGCTGCAGGTGCTCAAGCCGAAGCTGCTTCTACTGCTTCTGCAACCAAATAA
- a CDS encoding HlyC/CorC family transporter, whose translation MDGTQSKPKFFERLISRLAGEPDSAEDVLTLLRQAHEQEVFDADTLTRLEKVLDFAELEVRDAMITRSRMNVLKENDSIERITAYVIETTHSRFPVIGEDKDEVLGILHAKDLLKYMFNPEQFHLQSVLRPAVFVPEGKSLTALLKEFREQRNHMAIVIDEYGGTSGLVTFEDIIEQIVGEIEDEFDEDDSADNIHAVSSERWRIHAATEIEDINTFFGTEYSSEEADTIGGLVIQELGHLPVRGEKVIIGSLQFTVARADNRRLHTLMATRIKENTDKP comes from the coding sequence ATGGACGGTACGCAGTCGAAGCCCAAATTTTTCGAACGCCTAATCTCCCGACTTGCCGGCGAGCCCGACTCCGCCGAAGACGTATTGACCCTGTTGCGCCAAGCACACGAGCAGGAAGTTTTTGACGCCGACACACTGACCCGGCTGGAAAAAGTATTGGACTTCGCCGAGCTGGAAGTGCGCGATGCGATGATTACGCGCAGCCGCATGAACGTATTGAAAGAGAACGACAGCATCGAGCGCATCACGGCCTACGTCATCGAAACCACCCATTCACGCTTCCCCGTCATCGGCGAAGACAAAGACGAAGTTTTGGGTATTTTGCACGCCAAAGACCTACTCAAATATATGTTCAACCCCGAGCAGTTCCACTTGCAATCCGTCTTGCGCCCTGCCGTTTTCGTTCCCGAAGGCAAATCTTTGACCGCCCTTTTAAAAGAGTTCCGCGAACAGCGTAACCACATGGCGATTGTCATCGACGAATACGGCGGCACATCCGGCTTGGTCACCTTTGAAGACATCATCGAGCAAATCGTCGGCGAAATCGAAGACGAGTTTGACGAAGACGACAGCGCCGACAACATCCATGCCGTTTCTTCCGAACGCTGGCGCATCCACGCGGCTACCGAAATCGAAGACATCAACACCTTCTTCGGTACGGAATACAGCAGCGAAGAAGCCGACACCATCGGCGGCCTGGTCATTCAAGAGTTGGGGCATCTGCCCGTACGCGGCGAAAAAGTCATCATCGGCAGCCTGCAATTTACTGTTGCACGCGCCGACAACCGCCGTCTGCACACCCTGATGGCCACACGAATTAAAGAAAACACGGATAAACCATGA
- a CDS encoding nitrous oxide reductase accessory protein NosL: MRKILFTAFTIIALSACSKEENTPPPTPQQISDSAVGHYCSMNLTEHNGPKAQIFLNGKPDKPVWFSTIKQMFGYTKLPEEPKGIHAIYVTDMGKVKDWEKPNADAEWIDAKKAYYVIESSFIGGMGAEDALPFADKAQAEKFAKEKGGRVVGFAEMPDEYIFK; this comes from the coding sequence ATGAGAAAAATATTATTTACAGCATTCACCATCATTGCTTTATCTGCTTGTAGCAAAGAGGAAAATACCCCTCCGCCTACGCCCCAACAAATCAGCGACAGCGCAGTCGGTCATTACTGCAGCATGAATTTGACCGAACACAACGGCCCTAAAGCGCAAATCTTCTTGAATGGCAAACCTGACAAACCGGTTTGGTTTTCCACCATCAAGCAGATGTTCGGCTATACCAAGCTGCCCGAAGAGCCTAAAGGCATTCATGCCATCTATGTTACCGATATGGGCAAAGTCAAAGATTGGGAAAAACCCAATGCCGACGCCGAATGGATAGATGCGAAAAAAGCCTATTACGTCATCGAAAGCAGCTTTATCGGCGGTATGGGTGCGGAAGACGCGCTTCCGTTTGCCGACAAGGCTCAGGCTGAAAAATTCGCCAAAGAAAAAGGCGGCAGAGTAGTCGGTTTTGCAGAGATGCCCGACGAATACATTTTTAAATAA
- a CDS encoding ABC transporter ATP-binding protein, whose product MTNHVELRNVTKQFGSQKAVNQVDLVLKAGESVGMAGHNGAGKSTIMKLILGLITPTEGEVMLLGERTGSKEGALLRSQIGYLPETVALHPSLTGIETMDFYAKLKKQPLSKNRELLERVGISQAARRRVGTYSKGMRQRLALAQALLGEPKVLLFDEPTTGLDPASRQMFYEVVRELNGRGATVLLSTHALAELDGHADRIIVMKNGVKVADGSMDELHVQSGLPLTVNVRLKEARPLSERWQPLSDGLSYKAQCKAEERMGLLSELGDLGNLAYIDIHTPTLDDMYAQFLKREDV is encoded by the coding sequence ATGACCAACCACGTCGAATTAAGAAACGTGACTAAACAATTCGGCAGTCAAAAAGCCGTCAACCAAGTCGATTTAGTCCTCAAAGCAGGCGAAAGCGTCGGCATGGCAGGGCATAACGGTGCAGGCAAATCCACCATCATGAAGCTGATACTCGGCCTGATTACGCCGACCGAAGGCGAAGTCATGTTGCTGGGCGAGCGTACCGGCAGCAAGGAAGGCGCACTGCTTCGTAGCCAAATCGGCTACCTACCTGAAACCGTCGCGCTTCATCCTTCATTGACTGGCATTGAAACCATGGATTTCTATGCCAAGCTGAAAAAACAGCCCTTGAGTAAAAACCGTGAGTTGTTGGAACGCGTCGGCATTTCTCAAGCGGCACGCCGCCGTGTCGGCACTTACTCCAAAGGTATGCGCCAACGTCTCGCTTTGGCACAAGCCTTATTGGGCGAGCCTAAAGTCTTATTGTTTGACGAACCGACTACGGGCCTTGACCCGGCTTCACGCCAAATGTTTTACGAAGTCGTGCGCGAGCTGAATGGACGCGGTGCAACCGTATTGCTCAGCACGCACGCGCTTGCCGAACTCGATGGCCACGCCGACCGCATTATCGTCATGAAAAACGGCGTGAAAGTTGCCGATGGCAGCATGGATGAGCTGCATGTCCAAAGTGGTTTGCCGTTGACCGTCAATGTCCGTTTGAAAGAAGCGCGTCCGTTGAGCGAGCGTTGGCAGCCGCTTTCAGACGGCCTGTCGTATAAAGCGCAATGTAAAGCCGAAGAGCGTATGGGACTTTTGAGCGAATTGGGCGATTTGGGCAACCTTGCCTATATCGATATCCATACCCCGACACTTGACGATATGTACGCACAATTCTTAAAAAGGGAAGACGTATGA
- a CDS encoding ABC transporter permease, which yields MNPVWIITGKEVRDSLRNRWVLAAALLLAALALSLGFLGSSPTGTVKVDPLTVTVVSLSSLSIFLIPLIAMLLSYDALIGEIERGTMALLLSYPISRNQILAGKFIGHLIILALATTAGYGLAGITLQLANGGFDLAAWKPFALLIVASVILGAAFLSMGYLISAKVKERGTAAGIAIGVWLFFVVIFDMALLGILVADTEQVITAPVVETILLFNPSDIYRLLNLTGYENTAMYAGMAGLSDQISLTMPVLLTAQVLWVIIPLVLAAWIFGKRQI from the coding sequence ATGAACCCCGTTTGGATTATTACCGGCAAAGAAGTCCGCGACAGCCTGCGCAACCGTTGGGTCCTCGCCGCCGCGCTCCTGCTTGCCGCGCTTGCCCTGTCATTGGGTTTCCTGGGCAGCTCGCCCACCGGCACAGTCAAAGTCGATCCGTTGACCGTTACCGTTGTCAGCCTCTCCAGTCTGTCGATTTTCCTGATTCCGCTGATTGCGATGTTGCTCTCTTATGACGCGCTGATTGGCGAAATCGAACGCGGCACGATGGCGCTGTTGTTGAGCTATCCGATTTCGCGCAACCAAATCCTTGCCGGCAAATTTATCGGCCATCTCATCATCCTTGCCCTTGCTACTACGGCAGGCTACGGATTGGCAGGCATTACCCTCCAGCTTGCCAACGGCGGCTTTGACCTTGCCGCATGGAAGCCTTTTGCCCTCCTGATTGTTGCCAGTGTGATTCTTGGTGCAGCTTTTTTGTCTATGGGTTATTTGATCAGCGCGAAAGTCAAAGAACGCGGTACCGCCGCCGGTATCGCCATCGGCGTATGGCTGTTTTTTGTGGTGATTTTCGATATGGCGCTTTTGGGTATTTTGGTTGCCGATACTGAACAAGTCATTACCGCGCCTGTTGTGGAAACCATTCTCTTGTTCAATCCTTCCGACATTTACCGTCTGCTCAACCTGACCGGTTATGAAAACACCGCCATGTACGCAGGTATGGCCGGTTTGAGCGATCAAATCAGCCTGACTATGCCGGTTTTGCTGACGGCGCAGGTATTATGGGTTATCATTCCTTTGGTCTTAGCCGCCTGGATTTTCGGAAAGAGACAAATATGA
- a CDS encoding YadA family autotransporter adhesin: MKNVSKLNKNTSMKLSTAAVVLLSALGVSTLANAADVFISSSPGTEAAKTGLSKDIAVGLNARANENNTDVSVGGATSVGVDTVAKGKGATSLGYGASSNGDYASALGNQANATGLATTAVGVSTQATGAYSVAVGSNAKATGVGAVGIGLASTAGTGATKNFTVSVGAYSGADVENGVALGSYSKATVNKEAVGYDPSTQAATTETSAAWKASHAAVSVGDVDNNITRQITSVAAGTKDTDAVNVAQLKSLDGKVEKNKTDIATNKADIATNKTNIATNTGNIATNTANIATNTGNIATNTGNIATNTGNIATNTGNIATNTANIQTNANNIAAINTQLADNNDSINELRGNVNLLNKDLRGGVASAIAHASVPQSTKAGAIGVGVGTGFYGGQSAVSLGVSGVTPNENWVFKASVSTNSRGNYGVGAGAFYQW, from the coding sequence ATGAAAAATGTAAGTAAGTTAAATAAAAATACAAGCATGAAATTATCTACGGCAGCGGTCGTACTTCTTTCTGCATTGGGTGTTTCTACGCTTGCTAATGCAGCAGATGTTTTTATTAGTTCTAGTCCTGGAACTGAAGCGGCTAAGACAGGTCTCTCAAAAGATATTGCTGTTGGCCTCAATGCTAGAGCTAATGAAAATAATACTGATGTTTCAGTTGGTGGAGCTACTTCAGTAGGTGTTGACACGGTTGCAAAAGGCAAAGGTGCTACCTCACTCGGTTATGGAGCTAGTTCTAATGGAGATTATGCTTCGGCTCTTGGTAATCAAGCTAATGCTACAGGGCTAGCTACAACTGCTGTTGGGGTATCCACCCAAGCAACAGGCGCTTATTCTGTTGCTGTAGGTTCAAATGCTAAAGCTACAGGCGTAGGGGCTGTAGGTATTGGTTTGGCATCTACAGCGGGTACTGGAGCAACTAAAAATTTTACTGTATCTGTCGGTGCATATTCAGGTGCTGATGTAGAAAATGGCGTTGCATTAGGTTCATATTCTAAAGCGACTGTTAATAAAGAGGCTGTAGGATATGATCCGTCAACTCAAGCTGCTACAACTGAGACAAGTGCAGCTTGGAAAGCTTCACATGCTGCGGTTTCTGTTGGTGACGTTGACAACAATATCACCCGTCAAATTACCAGCGTTGCTGCGGGTACAAAAGATACTGATGCAGTGAACGTGGCTCAATTGAAATCTTTAGACGGTAAAGTTGAGAAAAACAAAACCGATATTGCAACTAATAAAGCCGATATCGCAACCAACAAAACCAATATTGCAACTAACACGGGTAATATTGCGACTAATACAGCTAATATTGCGACTAACACGGGTAATATTGCGACTAACACGGGTAATATTGCGACTAACACGGGTAATATTGCGACTAACACGGGTAATATTGCGACTAATACAGCTAACATTCAGACTAACGCGAATAATATTGCGGCGATTAACACTCAATTAGCGGATAATAACGATTCCATCAATGAATTGCGTGGCAATGTAAACCTCTTAAATAAAGACTTGAGAGGCGGTGTTGCGAGTGCGATTGCTCACGCTTCTGTTCCTCAATCCACCAAAGCCGGTGCTATCGGTGTGGGCGTGGGTACCGGTTTCTATGGTGGTCAATCTGCGGTTTCTCTTGGTGTGTCCGGTGTTACCCCTAATGAAAACTGGGTGTTTAAAGCCAGCGTTTCTACCAACAGTCGTGGTAACTACGGTGTGGGTGCCGGTGCGTTTTACCAATGGTAA
- a CDS encoding methionine ABC transporter ATP-binding protein: MIILDHVSKHYQTRDKKDFVAVEPTSLEIKQGEIFGLMGYSGAGKSTLLRLINLLERPDTGTVSVCGQELTALNATQLRHARQNIGMVFQQFNLLSNRTVAENVAFPLKIAKWPSKKIQARVEECLKIVDLQDRANHYPSQLSGGQKQRVGIARALAPQPQVILADEPTSALDPATTRSVLKCLEDINRRFNVTIVIVTHEMSVIRRLCDRAALLDKGRLLEIVEVHGNQIHAQSEIGQELIQED, from the coding sequence ATGATTATTCTGGATCACGTTTCCAAACACTATCAAACGCGCGACAAAAAAGACTTTGTCGCCGTCGAGCCGACCAGCCTCGAAATCAAACAGGGTGAAATCTTTGGCCTGATGGGCTACTCCGGTGCAGGCAAATCCACCTTGTTGCGTCTGATTAACTTATTGGAACGTCCGGATACAGGTACCGTCAGCGTGTGTGGCCAAGAACTGACCGCGCTCAACGCCACGCAACTGCGCCACGCCCGACAAAACATCGGCATGGTGTTCCAACAGTTCAACCTATTGAGCAACCGTACCGTTGCCGAAAACGTCGCTTTTCCTTTAAAAATTGCCAAATGGCCGTCTAAAAAAATCCAAGCGCGTGTTGAAGAATGTTTGAAAATCGTCGACTTGCAAGACCGTGCCAACCATTACCCGTCCCAACTTTCCGGCGGTCAAAAACAACGTGTCGGCATTGCCCGCGCGCTGGCGCCGCAACCTCAAGTCATCCTCGCCGACGAACCCACTTCCGCCCTCGACCCCGCCACTACGCGCAGCGTTTTGAAGTGTTTGGAAGACATCAACCGACGTTTCAACGTAACCATCGTCATCGTTACCCACGAAATGAGCGTTATCCGCCGCCTGTGCGACCGTGCCGCCCTCTTAGACAAAGGCCGTCTGTTGGAAATCGTTGAAGTACACGGCAACCAAATCCATGCCCAATCCGAAATCGGGCAAGAGCTGATTCAAGAGGACTAA
- a CDS encoding FAD:protein FMN transferase — MSTPLTRRRFLAIAATLAAGVGIPFAISRKTNQPTHPTSPNQEEQPVIWRGIALGSGAELRLFGVERKQAEILVNKVLAEVSRLEKIFSLYRDDSLISRLNREGRLKNPPSDFLQLLSISRDIHQLTQGAFDPSIQPLWNLYADHFRRNPKTETLPSERSIKDTLKLVDFNKVDFDTKEIRFAQKGMGLSLNGIAQGYITDKVVELLKQQGVTQALIDMGEIYGFDNANQREWNVSIRNPDQEDQILTTIAMKNQAFATSGGYGTVMDEAGKFTHLFDPRTGGSQPRYKSMSVMAESAAVADAFSTAFSIMDEAAIRTAAQVKKAQVWLVMPNNELKKIGS; from the coding sequence ATGTCCACCCCGTTAACGCGCCGCCGTTTCCTTGCCATCGCCGCCACACTTGCCGCCGGCGTCGGCATTCCCTTTGCCATCAGCCGCAAAACCAATCAGCCGACTCATCCGACTAGCCCGAATCAAGAAGAGCAGCCAGTTATTTGGAGAGGCATTGCGTTGGGTTCGGGCGCGGAATTGCGCTTGTTCGGCGTTGAGCGCAAGCAGGCGGAAATACTGGTCAACAAAGTATTGGCGGAAGTTTCACGATTGGAAAAAATATTCAGCCTGTATCGGGACGACAGCCTGATCAGCCGTTTAAACCGAGAAGGCCGTCTGAAAAATCCGCCATCCGATTTTTTGCAGCTGCTCAGCATCAGCCGAGATATCCATCAGCTGACGCAGGGTGCATTTGATCCCAGCATTCAGCCATTGTGGAATCTGTATGCCGACCATTTCAGGCGAAACCCCAAAACCGAAACGCTGCCATCCGAACGCAGTATCAAAGACACGCTCAAATTAGTGGATTTCAACAAAGTCGATTTTGATACCAAAGAAATCCGTTTTGCCCAAAAAGGCATGGGCTTGTCGCTCAACGGCATTGCGCAGGGTTATATCACTGACAAGGTTGTCGAATTGTTGAAGCAACAAGGCGTTACCCAGGCATTGATTGATATGGGGGAGATTTACGGCTTTGATAATGCCAACCAGCGCGAGTGGAATGTCAGCATTCGCAATCCCGACCAAGAAGACCAAATTCTGACCACCATTGCCATGAAAAACCAAGCCTTTGCCACATCGGGCGGCTATGGCACGGTAATGGACGAAGCTGGCAAATTTACCCATCTTTTTGATCCGCGTACAGGCGGAAGCCAACCGCGTTATAAAAGCATGAGCGTCATGGCGGAGAGTGCGGCGGTTGCCGATGCCTTTTCTACAGCGTTCTCCATTATGGATGAGGCGGCCATCCGTACTGCGGCTCAAGTTAAAAAGGCACAGGTTTGGCTGGTAATGCCGAATAATGAATTGAAGAAGATTGGAAGTTGA
- the hemC gene encoding hydroxymethylbilane synthase: MNPKKLVIASRESLLAMWQAKHIQGRLKALYPDCEVEILGMTTRGDQILDRTLSKVGGKGLFVKELEQALYDGRADLAVHSIKDVPMDFPEGFALAAIGERANPFDAFVSNQYARLEEMPKGAIVGTSSLRREAQLRARYPHLVIKPLRGNVQTRLSKLDNGEYDAIILAAAGLQRLELDERIRMILSESDSLPAAGQGALGIEIAAHREDLYEILKPLNHDTTHACVTAERALARALGGSCQVPLAAYCTEENGLLTLRGLVGHPDGSVILQADAQAPAEYADALGRAVAKKLADDGAEELIAAVLQEQA; encoded by the coding sequence ATGAACCCGAAAAAACTCGTTATCGCCAGTCGCGAAAGCCTGCTTGCCATGTGGCAGGCAAAACATATCCAAGGCCGTCTGAAAGCCCTGTATCCCGATTGCGAAGTCGAGATTTTGGGCATGACCACGCGCGGCGACCAGATTTTGGACAGAACATTGTCAAAAGTCGGTGGTAAAGGCTTGTTTGTCAAAGAGTTGGAACAGGCTTTGTATGATGGTCGAGCCGACCTGGCCGTGCATTCGATTAAAGACGTACCGATGGATTTCCCTGAAGGTTTCGCGCTTGCGGCCATCGGCGAACGCGCCAATCCGTTTGATGCGTTTGTGTCCAACCAATACGCGCGTTTGGAAGAAATGCCCAAAGGCGCCATTGTCGGCACATCCAGCCTGCGCCGCGAAGCCCAGTTGCGCGCGCGCTATCCGCATTTGGTTATCAAACCTTTGCGCGGTAATGTGCAAACCCGTTTGTCCAAACTCGATAACGGCGAATACGACGCGATTATTTTGGCTGCCGCCGGTTTGCAGCGTCTGGAATTGGACGAACGCATCCGCATGATTTTGTCGGAATCCGACAGTCTGCCTGCCGCCGGACAAGGCGCATTGGGTATTGAAATTGCAGCGCATCGCGAAGATTTATACGAAATCTTAAAGCCTTTGAACCACGATACCACACACGCCTGCGTTACGGCCGAACGTGCGTTGGCGCGCGCTTTGGGCGGAAGCTGCCAAGTACCGCTGGCCGCATATTGCACTGAAGAAAACGGCTTGCTGACTTTGCGCGGCTTGGTCGGTCATCCTGATGGTTCGGTCATTTTGCAGGCGGACGCGCAAGCCCCTGCCGAATACGCCGATGCCTTGGGTCGCGCAGTCGCCAAAAAACTGGCAGATGATGGTGCGGAAGAATTGATTGCCGCTGTATTGCAAGAACAGGCTTAA
- a CDS encoding methionine ABC transporter permease, whose amino-acid sequence MANLTFESAVETIVSMKGEIIQALGETFIMVGLSTTFAVIFGTILGVLLFVTSSHQLHYNKQLNLFLDNLVNLMRAFPFVILMIAMIPVTRAIIGTTIGPVAASLVLSVSGLFYFARLVEQNLREVPRGVIEAASAMGASTMSIICKVLLNEARAGMVSSITVLAIGLLSYSAAAGMIGGGGLGDLAIRYGYYRYQMEVIIFIVAILVLLVILIQGIGNRLARKLDKR is encoded by the coding sequence ATGGCAAATTTGACATTTGAAAGTGCTGTTGAGACCATCGTCAGCATGAAGGGCGAAATTATCCAAGCCTTGGGCGAAACCTTTATTATGGTCGGTCTATCGACTACTTTCGCCGTTATCTTCGGTACGATTTTGGGCGTATTGCTGTTTGTGACATCAAGTCATCAGTTGCACTATAATAAACAGCTGAATTTATTTTTGGACAATCTAGTCAACCTGATGCGCGCATTCCCTTTCGTCATCCTGATGATTGCCATGATTCCTGTTACACGCGCCATCATCGGCACGACCATCGGCCCGGTTGCCGCCTCATTGGTATTGAGCGTATCCGGCCTGTTCTACTTCGCCCGTCTGGTCGAGCAAAACCTGCGCGAAGTGCCCAGAGGCGTGATTGAAGCGGCCTCCGCAATGGGTGCTTCGACCATGAGCATCATCTGTAAAGTGCTTTTAAATGAGGCGCGTGCAGGTATGGTTTCCAGCATTACCGTACTGGCTATCGGCCTTCTGTCGTACAGCGCGGCAGCAGGTATGATTGGCGGCGGCGGTTTGGGCGACCTTGCCATCCGTTACGGCTACTACCGCTATCAAATGGAAGTCATCATCTTCATCGTCGCCATCCTGGTTTTACTCGTTATCCTGATTCAAGGTATCGGCAACAGATTGGCACGCAAACTGGATAAACGTTAA
- the yegQ gene encoding tRNA 5-hydroxyuridine modification protein YegQ, whose translation MKAPELLLPAGGLERMRAAYDYGADAVYAGSPRYSLRARNNEFAKLDVLEQGIKEAHERNKKFFLTVNTLPHNSKLKTFVSDMEPLIAMKPDALIMADPGLIMTVREKWPEMPIHLSVQANTTNYWGVKFWQNIGVERIILSRELSMEEIAEIRQECPDIELEVFIHGALCIAYSGRCLLSGYFNHRDPNQGTCTNSCRWDYKVHNATESDAGDAQLLQGFNFEKAQEEANQNFEGINGQKRHPYADKVFLIEESNRPGEMMPIMEDEHGTYIMNSKDLRGIEVVEKLAKIGVDSLKVEGRTKSLYYVARVAQSYRKAIDDAVAGRPFDYSLLSELEGLANRGYTSGFLERHQTQDYQNYLTGHSIAKQSQYVGHVTEIDENGWATIEVKNRFAVGDSLEIIHPSGNQTIKLEQMTRKGQPVDVAPGNGIQVKIPNMQGKEKALVARIMNP comes from the coding sequence ATGAAAGCACCCGAACTCTTATTACCGGCAGGCGGCCTCGAACGCATGCGCGCCGCCTACGATTACGGCGCAGATGCCGTTTACGCCGGCAGCCCGCGTTACTCCCTGCGCGCCCGCAACAACGAATTTGCCAAACTCGACGTTCTCGAGCAAGGCATTAAAGAAGCGCACGAGCGCAACAAAAAATTCTTCCTGACCGTCAATACGCTGCCGCACAACTCCAAACTCAAAACCTTCGTTTCCGATATGGAGCCCTTGATTGCCATGAAACCTGACGCGCTGATTATGGCGGATCCAGGTTTGATCATGACCGTGCGCGAAAAATGGCCGGAAATGCCGATTCACCTGTCCGTACAGGCAAACACCACCAACTACTGGGGCGTGAAATTCTGGCAAAACATCGGTGTCGAACGCATCATCCTATCGCGCGAATTGAGCATGGAAGAAATCGCCGAAATCCGCCAAGAATGCCCCGACATCGAACTCGAAGTCTTCATTCACGGTGCATTGTGTATCGCCTACTCCGGACGCTGCCTGCTCTCCGGCTACTTCAACCACCGCGACCCCAACCAAGGCACCTGCACCAACTCCTGCCGTTGGGATTACAAGGTTCACAACGCCACTGAAAGCGATGCGGGCGACGCCCAGCTTCTGCAAGGTTTCAACTTTGAAAAAGCCCAAGAAGAAGCCAACCAAAACTTTGAAGGCATCAACGGTCAAAAACGCCATCCCTACGCCGACAAAGTTTTCCTGATTGAAGAGTCCAACCGCCCGGGCGAAATGATGCCGATTATGGAAGACGAACACGGCACCTACATCATGAACTCCAAAGACCTTCGCGGCATTGAAGTGGTTGAGAAACTGGCCAAAATCGGCGTAGACAGCCTCAAAGTCGAAGGCCGCACCAAATCGCTCTATTATGTTGCACGCGTGGCCCAGTCCTACCGCAAAGCGATTGACGATGCCGTTGCAGGCCGTCCGTTTGATTACAGCCTGTTGAGCGAACTCGAAGGCCTGGCCAACCGCGGCTACACCAGCGGCTTCCTCGAGCGCCACCAAACTCAGGATTACCAAAACTACCTGACCGGCCACTCCATCGCCAAACAAAGCCAATATGTCGGCCACGTTACCGAAATTGATGAAAACGGCTGGGCAACCATCGAAGTCAAAAACCGCTTTGCAGTCGGCGATTCACTCGAAATCATCCATCCGAGCGGCAACCAAACCATCAAATTGGAACAAATGACCCGCAAAGGCCAGCCTGTCGATGTTGCACCCGGCAACGGTATTCAGGTCAAAATCCCCAATATGCAGGGCAAAGAAAAAGCTTTGGTTGCGCGGATTATGAATCCTTAA
- the ybeY gene encoding rRNA maturation RNase YbeY — translation MKRAKQYPFLSLQRQRFHLNFENASSAANLPSERDFYRWTWSALKNEYRRADISLILLDEEEARAYNRDYRGKDYATNVLSFALNEGEILPDQFSDGLYGDLVICPQVVLKEAAEQGKTPEQHFAHLTIHGTLHLMGYDHIEDDEAEIMEAEEIRLMLAAGFPNPYQEDEY, via the coding sequence ATGAAACGCGCCAAACAATATCCTTTTTTATCCTTACAGCGGCAACGTTTTCATCTAAACTTTGAAAACGCCTCTTCCGCCGCCAACCTTCCGAGCGAACGCGATTTTTACCGCTGGACGTGGTCTGCCTTAAAAAACGAATACCGCCGCGCAGACATCAGCCTGATTCTTCTGGACGAAGAAGAAGCCCGCGCTTACAACCGCGACTACCGCGGCAAAGATTACGCCACCAATGTCTTGAGTTTCGCGCTCAACGAAGGCGAAATCCTGCCCGACCAGTTTTCAGACGGCCTGTATGGCGATTTGGTGATTTGTCCGCAAGTGGTTTTGAAAGAAGCCGCCGAACAAGGCAAAACACCCGAGCAGCATTTTGCCCACCTGACCATACACGGTACTTTACACCTGATGGGCTACGACCACATCGAAGACGATGAAGCCGAAATAATGGAAGCCGAAGAAATCCGCCTGATGCTGGCGGCAGGCTTCCCCAACCCCTACCAAGAGGACGAATATTAA